A part of Bacillus rossius redtenbacheri isolate Brsri chromosome 1, Brsri_v3, whole genome shotgun sequence genomic DNA contains:
- the LOC134542141 gene encoding NAD(P)H-hydrate epimerase: MYYNFLSCARSRLIPFLRTQSHFIKCIRRYSSNMLKFLGQEEAINIDQELFNEYKFSVDQLMELAGLSCAAAITKCYLPEKTKPAVLVCCGPGNNGGDGLVCARHLKLFGFEPRVFYPKRTDNILYQNLTTQCVCMDIPFVENLPDIDTLNSTYSLVVDAVFGFSFKPPIRPAFVGLIDTLKRVKIPLASVDIPSGWDVEKGCPPEGGLQPELLISLTAPKKCALTFTGKFHFLGGRFVPPQLEAKYQLNLPTYLGTESCVQIK; this comes from the coding sequence atgtattataattttttaagttgtgcGAGAAGTCGGCTAATTCCCTTTTTAAGAACACAGTCACATTTTATTAAGTGCATTCGCAGGTATTCTTCAAACATGTTGAAATTTTTGGGGCAAGAGGAGGCCATTAATATTGATCAAGAACTTTTCAATGAATATAAATTCAGTGTAGACCAGCTAATGGAATTAGCAGGGCTGAGTTGCGCTGCCGCCATAACAAAATGTTATCTTCCAGAGAAAACAAAACCGGCTGTTCTTGTTTGTTGTGGGCCAGGAAACAATGGTGGAGACGGGCTTGTTTGTGCTAGACATCTGAAGTTGTTCGGCTTCGAGCCAAGGGTGTTTTATCCGAAACGTACAGACAATATTCTCTATCAAAATCTAACCACTCAGTGTGTGTGCATGGACATACCTTTTGTTGAAAACCTCCCAGACATTGATACCTTGAACAGCACATACAGTTTGGTTGTGGATGCAGTGTTTGGTTTCAGTTTCAAGCCACCTATCAGACCTGCATTTGTGGGTTTgatagatacattaaaaagaGTTAAAATACCTTTAGCTAGTGTTGATATACCCAGCGGTTGGGACGTGGAGAAAGGTTGTCCACCAGAGGGTGGGTTGCAACCAGAACTATTAATTTCACTAACTGCCCCTAAAAAGTGTGCACTTACTTTCACTGGCAAGTTTCATTTCCTTGGTGGACGCTTTGTACCACCACAATTAGAAGCCAAGTATCAACTGAATCTTCCAACTTATTTAGGCACAGAAAGTTGTGTTCAGATCAAATGA